The following proteins are encoded in a genomic region of Hippocampus zosterae strain Florida chromosome 2, ASM2543408v3, whole genome shotgun sequence:
- the LOC127595506 gene encoding uncharacterized protein LOC127595506 isoform X2, with protein sequence MDVSAKPKEYNAGSEEQQSQSDASDDKPGLSQFRKSWGFRRSTLARREFMEEVGDLTNSPPPQRKIRGRRPPRTTLASKDSIAAQSPQESRTAVEDLEWSASSSPVPDETKPALASAGGCLDPSMWQDVGSAFHTAFSLLGGDDDLSMEMSQALPDSDILGVGTATEVPPAQTADDTVASELKGSADNVGTMQPVVSDEVAQEDVESVILISSQEEDSDDMHLIQIKEQLDHKARQDSTKGGGRGKARGRGRGRGKGKGRGRGRGRSKASEVVAIMANDEDDDDVILIHPSETVSVTTPSPAQQTSSDFIIVGTDVDQNSDTTLGQYSDAPDEEEGKQGDSIIKNVTEHSSLSDSTDYDPNALYCICRQKHNKRFMISCNGCQEYFHGDCVGVSESEGCQEYICSLCTTKQLSQLQPECNSHPEISPKSLSLSPSGEELEGEKEWHSVKTVDLEVNHIAEVPAIRPVAGTEPERAMETGCSRPLCIGPGCSKPALQESVYCGTVCIVQHAALTMKSLSDTKVSNPRGQVQKKNTAVMPTAKGQSSSRVSARLAAKAEECAKEDELMETDGTQTEATSSLACDPTPQPSPKFYTPSSKECKVKAIETTQKPNSEEPSTDMCPSPHPVSEHVPQKSNPNVSTIESTISDTSVETTEESGASASPIRTKSGSCTASRSPTRLGSEHNETGTVLNSLATYIIPKKQSGLEPSSSHVGASCNKPVVPTLLNETRNLPVPPAPSAPSSRPSQPNHQVRQSIQRSLTSILSKRVCECEELTMSDSDAAKLVASIETEMFDIFRNTDSKYMNKYRTIMFNLKDPRNKGLLYRVVQGDISPFRLVRMSQKDMQATKVPDNSVKNTSQVKDGAAKTPSLMQQPEAVKVDLSCLHVTKPEAMKVDLPSLNVAKPDRRPVGNKRSQQTPILKSKINEPSKGSALSDALTCMLKDTTSEHKAHLFDLKCKICTGQIGENEPPNKKSKVSESSVKHFSRWRKSAGDDSPLRAPPDSPDSPDFSSPSIFDPSSRLVIDTSDFSVVESPASPVMDSPASPTLESPASPVMESPASPVSDASTTTTSKRTYTPVVIPAVSTVTITRRDPRTAASRSSASSFRTSGPTHTLKNQSAPYAPRTEDSSTSSSVPKLLVPPTKLLPKPILMKPSSSADPRLYGASSRNVISESPATGETSQFLAKQEVLWKGFLNMMTVSKFATKVYLVSGSAETLKLELPDTIEIGGRIMPQTVWDYVAKLKTNITKELSVIRFHPATEEEEVAYVSLFSYFSSRGRFGVVSNNSRSIKDVYLLPLSAKESIPSILQPLEGPGLEKNRPNLLLGLAIVQKTKRCGSVPQEIEEKKSKVLPKDPMWIPKPPVLYGSDKFEVFQPYDPETPASTTPPDSPLCPGSPSDSSSNAETRPSNLTSFQSSPTVSTSTLTASTQSTSSSVSDRNMQDPSVTPLSTILSTLFRNKQTTVMVSNEERCTTNVTTVSAKVSVLSHVSGSMMDPIVQQYGQKSKAKDIEEEYTFDPPYDPEEEYAPAIGYGTVSSQGKGNSHLENPPLSGVVDDDVAYDPEDETIFQDVHCDTKKPNQTKISNCPAPLFPVSTPVETPSLDKTPPQASTSVPQNLPSGTVVVSAATLTEQQRMLEELNKQIEEQKRQLKEQEEALRQQREAVGIFMAQFSVNDSSKSLPLSQVSTLQSGRTQSEPRPTESKDSKPEETNSLTDAVDGPDSEAQKGTNIIPCLNTSSITGQTEVSSIRNENENSSSAGEIEDSDVPYDPEDELFNEIQEDVFQGDTTTNQDSSLPRNYKSPISYHTRRHRSSPKKRSHRERGRCRSPSRRSHQRSASHSRKHREKDRHRKSERDRSKHRTRDHSERQARHRKSHSTRRHSHDRRRSPSSLTENDLMPQDPIEFRASPNITEKQMPAPFKCQLNPDVQFEHSDTLHTPLSVKNTSEECNLKPDSFDKDFTQEHVSSLKLETSHQLESNEPLNTNDSDMVNSVARPSQMNKELGTSAATCESSIPLRVLDPPIRDSPESPDPDPQFVEPSGVENNPSATSHEIKDCQTQLSNLTSAVEVENDFQHSVSQATLLNIPPNFEGTSNVANLIFRALNIQRSDSREGNTTKMEGEGKHLDQKHSQILTQGGGPLNPAVETNTSLIPEMSHVLKCSRPGSDLKQDNDVPRLKVDENISQSEQLSSKPGVMVIGGSQNQGNASELKIKDCDPSIKSKIAPQVKDVQEYGRDVDLNIRQCDLESNLKLNVSTYSDDRYLRTASSDENRKLEKREAACTRRPGPTVNYGRFQSRISYTGKDNVGTAHHFKKAHYDIKFESSVHRLDMTVSENLHGRKTHDVIEMSSFGPGQAVAGMGGQGFGHRVDAHIPDRGSGETLTESNYANIQGKNEHDQCPERSNDNNGPQDQCVISNIIKADLLTTKISTGDHSSQNMELFECKTYVDWNCPESIGDSVRIRQHRQDEGKMHQPLWRGTAMESYGPEKRVTCGVDPCKSLVEMGVPNVGLTKHDRRGPGVSDVTGQREETLYPDLKLPIHDRRGPSGLDFTIPGADVRGPIMPNWNGRETDARIPLHDRRGPGVRDFRTQEPNFGNPALVDGALGMKPLGPDLREPRSEKKHLAISGYDVRGPSVPDHLGSYFERGLTREGPGGGQGPDGNEPAMEYPRINAKDFAGSLFRGAGNERRELSINSPGVDRNRSEYPDSSGSEPGRGEIRLPVFTGPHLERKRGSDRREHVFKRNSIKGQVPPASWGDQHTDELDLDRLRPRGPAWDPQSETGNKSMEIALPDWRRPDVRRPGPERNPPRPDNRRHQAFMEHRMVEARIPNRPEDQHLGPNTERPGHERRHPDRQEPRYSSVFLESRDTDHPFGGPGPDEILPHQIRNPTLEGLGPDRRQPEDCDFRNMTFERDPAGLNWRENGPSFMGTGNRQTNRSGRDSAEDQRHRRKCDFESSYQAEWKATDCRYPSPDRSDIDAEKHWSDRHKIEFRNDWNRQDNRFPQPIPEDIEAQVFEYNIGGAFRAQGGLGVRERGHIPDRTPMLSGSWRVPEDDWNGPDWRDPRPFHDNADTVFSMPDRVGPVNDCRETDRGDADPRWGSETMGYRQQGHDRELPATGVLGSDSMGFQEAERQLRRTRGQSMERPRPTHGVHYKNNSFQNRREEKMQVSPEQRRISDTDVRYGENLYVERPVSDVRNLPPRAIEREREGLEVKGPTPGGQEYDTVFRRQDSDIRRLFHDKMDMRGAPDLPRLGHEPSLWDTDTENPVWNRRGEDKMGPFSDSREPDPSMKDGMKISDIRDSRQCHNRHNRRGLHMRGRSLRQKYQAGCGPHRVNRGSLENPQSQQEIKIPKPRTALLPTPTEGRIFLPNHRMSNPNMLTKTKPNRPPR encoded by the exons ATGGATGTCAGTGCAAAACCAAAGGAGTATAATGCAGGCTCAG AAGAGCAGCAGAGCCAGTCAGACGCTTCAGATGATAAACCGGGATTGTCCCAGTTTAGAAAGTCTTGGGGTTTCAGGCGATCAACTTTAGCTCGCCGTGAGTTCATGGAAGAAGTTGGAGACTTGACCAACAGCCCTCCACCTCAACGGAAAATCAGAGGCCGTCGTCCACCACGGACAACTCTAGCCTCGAAAGACAGCATTGCTGCCCAATCTCCTCAAGAATCTCGGACTGCTGTAGAAGATCTCGAGTGGTCCGCCTCATCCTCACCGGTACCTGACGAGACAAAACCAGCTTTAGCCTCTGCGGGCGGGTGTCTTGACCCGAGCATGTGGCAGGATGTTGGGTCTGCTTTTCACACAGCTTTCAGTCTTCTTGGTGGGGATGACGATTTGTCTATGGAAATGTCTCAAGCTTTGCCAGACTCCGATATTTTGGGAGTTGGCACTGCTACAGAGGTTCCGCCTGCACAGACTGCAGATGACACAGTGGCGTCTGAACTCAAGGGATCTGCAGACAATGTCGGAACTATGCAGCCTGTTGTTTCAGATGAAGTGGCACAAGAGGATGTCGAGAGTGTAATTTTAATCTCAAGTCAGGAAGAGGATAGTGATGACATGCATTTAATACAAATCAAGGAGCAGTTGGACCATAAAGCCAGGCAGGACAGCACCAAGGGAGGCGGAAGAGGAAAGgccagaggaagaggaagagggcgAGGAAAGGGTAAAGGCAGAGGAAGGGGCAGAGGGAGGTCGAAGGCATCGGAGGTTGTGGCAATCATGGCAAATGACGAAGACGATGATGATGTGATTCTTATTCATCCATCAGAGACAGTCTCCGTTACAACTCCGAGTCCTGCTCAACAAACAAGCTCAGACTTTATTATCGTTGGCACAGATGTAGATCAGAATAGTGACACAACTCTTGGCCAGTATAGTGATGCAccagatgaggaggaggggaaGCAAGGAGACAGTATCATTAAAAATGTTACAGAACATTCAAGCTTATCGGACTCCACGGATTATGACCCAAATGCTCTGTACTGCATCTGTcggcaaaaacacaacaaaag GTTCATGATCTCCTGTAACGGTTGCCAGGAGTATTTCCATGGCGACTGTGTTGGTGTCAGTGAGTCAGAAGGCTGTCAAGAGTACATATGTTCACTTTGCACGACAAAGCAGCTGAGCCAACTCCAGCCCGAGTGTAACTCCCATCCAGAAATTTCTCCCAAGAGCTTGTCACTCAGTCCTTCTGGTGAAGAACTAGAGGGGGAAAAGGAGTGGCACTCTGTGAAG ACTGTAGACTTGGAGGTGAATCACATAGCGGAGGTTCCTGCAATAAGGCCTGTGGCTGGAACCGAACCTGAAAGGGCGATGGAGACAGGTTGTTCTCGTCCATTGTGTATTGGCCCAGGATGCTCCAAACCAGCATTGCAGGAATCTGTTTATTGTGGCACTGTTTGCATTGTGCAGCATGCTGCTCTCACTATGAAGTCTCTCTCTGACACAAAGGTGTCAAATCCTAGAGGtcaagtgcagaaaaaaaacacagctgtAATGCCTACTGCAAAG GGTCAAAGCTCTAGTAGGGTGTCTGCGAGGTTAGCAGCAAAAGCTGAAGAATGTGCCAAAGAAGACGAGCTGATGGAAACCGATGGAACACAGACAGAGGCTACATCTTCCCTAGCCTGTGACCCCACTCCGCAACCATCACCTAAGTTTTACACACCGT CTTCAAAGGAATGTAAAGTAAAAGCGATTGAAACTACCCAAAAACCAAATTCAGAGGAGCCCTCCACAGATATGTGTCCTTCACCTCACCCTGTGTCGGAACACGTACCACAGAAGAGTAACCCTAATGTCAGCACAATAGAGTCCACAATAAGTGACACATCTGTTGAAACAACCGAAGAATCAGGTGCCTCCGCATCTCCTATTAGAACAAAATCTGGTTCGTGTACGGCCTCACGTTCTCCAACCAGATTAGGATCTGAACACAATGAAACTGGGACTGTTTTGAACTCTTTGGCAACATACATAATACCAAAGAAGCAGTCTGGACTTGAGCCCTCATCAAGCCATGTGGGAGCCTCATGCAATAAGCCTGTGGTTCCAACCCTGCTGAACGAGACCCGAAATCTGCCTGTGCCCCCTGCACCAAGCGCACCCTCCTCCAGACCTTCTCAGCCAAATCACCAGGTCAGACAGAGCATCCAGCGATCCCTCACAAGCATCTTGTCCAAAAG GGTTTGTGAGTGTGAGGAATTGACCATGTCTGACAGCGATGCTGCAAAACTTGTTGCAAGCATTGAGACGGAGATGTTTGACATATTTCGCAATACAGACAGCAAATACATGAATAAGTACAGAACAATTATGTTCAATTTGAAAGATCCAAGAAACAAG ggcTTGTTGTATCGAGTTGTACAAGGAGACATCAGTCCTTTCAGACTGGTCAGGATGAGCCAGAAGGACATGCAGGCTACCAAGGTGCCAGACAACAGTGTCAAGAACACATCACAG gttaAAGATGGAGCTGCCAAAACGCCCAGTTTAATGCAGCAGCCTGAAGCTGTGAAGGTTGATCTTTCCTGTTTGCATGTCACTAAACCTGAAGCTATGAAGGTTGATCTTCCCTCGTTAAACGTCGCCAAACCTGATAGAAGACCAGTGGGCAAT AAGAGAAGTCAGCAGACACCCATTCTTAAGAGCAAAATAAATGAGCCAAGCAAGGGGAGCGCATTGTCAGATGCTCTTACCTGTATGCTTAAAGACACCACCTCAGAACACAAGGCCCACCTGTTTGACCTAAAATGCAAGATATGCACAG GACAAATAGGGGAAAATGAAcctccaaacaaaaaaagtaaggtGTCCGAATCAAGTGTCAAACATTTTTCACGGTGGAGAAAGTCTGCAGGAGATGACTCACCTCTACGAGCGCCACCCGATTCGCCTGACTCACCCGATTTTTCGTCACCTTCCATATTCGACCCTTCTTCCCGTCTTGTTATTGACACCAGTGACTTTTCTGTTGTTGAATCTCCCGCATCTCCCGTTATGGATTCGCCAGCGTCTCCTACTTTAGAGTCACCTGCTTCCCCTGTCATGGAGTCCCCCGCATCCCCAGTTTCTGACGCTTCGACAACCACAACATCGAAAAGAACATATACACCTGTCgtcattccagccgtctccacAGTCACTATTACAAGGCGAGACCCCCGTACTGCAGCCAGTAGGAGCTCTGCTTCATCATTTCGTACCTCTGGTCCCACACATACATTGAAGAACCAATCAGCACCGTATGCTCCTCGTACAGAGGATAGCTCTACTTCATCATCTGTACCGAAATTACTAGTGCCACCAACAAAATTATTACCAAAGCCTATCCTAATGAAGCCGTCCTCTTCAGCTGATCCCCGACTCTATGGCGCATCCTCAAG AAATGTGATCTCTGAATCTCCAGCCACTGGTGAAACTTCACAGTTCCTGGCCAAGCAAGAAGTGCTGTGGAAAGGATTCCTCAACATGATGACTGTATCAAAGTTTGCTACAAAGGTCTATTTGGTTTCAGGATCTGCAGAAACTCTGAAATtg GAACTACCCGATACCATTGAAATTGGTGGACGAATCATGCCTCAAACAGTGTGGGACTATGTTGCCAAGCTCAAGACCAACATTACAAAG gagtTAAGCGTGATTCGCTTTCATCCTGCTACTGAAGAAGAAGAGGTGGCATACGTCTCACTCTTTTCATACTTCAGCAGCAGAGGACGTTTTGGTGTCGTTTCCAACAACAGCCGTTCCATCAAGGATGTCTACCTTCTACCACTCAGTGCAAAGGaatccattccatccatcctgCAACCTCTGGAAGGACCAG GACTTGAAAAGAACAGGCCCAATCTTCTTCTTGGTTTGGCAattgtccaaaaaacaaaacgttgcgGAAGTGTTCCTCAGGAAATTGAAGAAAAGAAGTCAAAGGTTCTCCCTAAAGACCCTATGTGGATCCCAAAACCTCCAGTCCTTTATGGTTCTGACAAATTTGAGGTTTTCCAACCCTATGACCCCGAGACCCCTGCAAGCACAACCCCTCCTGATTCACCTCTTTGTCCGGGGTCACCGTCAGATTCCTCTTCTAATGCAGAAACTCGACCATCAAATCTGACCTCTTTTCAGTCAAGCCCCACCGTTTCTACCTCAACTCTTACTGCATCCACCCAATCCACATCCAGTAGCGTCTCTGACAGAAATATGCAAGACCCTAGTGTAACACCACTATCAACTATCTTGAGTACATTGTTTCGAAATAAGCAAACTACAGTCATGGTCTCAAATGAGGAACGTTGTACTACTAATGTGACAACAGTAAGTGCTAAAGTATCTGTGCTTTCTCATGTGTCCGGCTCAATGATGGATCCAATTGTTCAACAGTATGGACAGAAATCTAAAGCCAAAGACATAGAAGAGGAATACACATTTGATCCTCCCTATGACCCAGAGGAGGAGTATGCTCCAGCAATAGGATATGGAACCGTTTCTTCACAGGGCAAAGGAAACAGTCATTTGGAAAACCCTCCGTTATCAGGTGTTGTAGATGATGATGTGGCCTATGATCCAGAAGATGAGACTATTTTTCAAGATGTGCATTGTGATACAAAGAAGCCgaatcaaacaaaaatttcaAACTGTCCAGCGCCATTGTTTCCAGTTTCCACACCGGTTGAAACACCATCTTTGGACAAAACTCCACCTCAAGCCTCCACTTCAGTTCCGCAGAACCTTCCCTCGGGTACTGTGGTGGTCTCAGCTGCTACACTGACTGAGCAGCAGAGAATGCTTGAGGAACTTAATAAGCAGATTGAAGAGCAAAAACGACAGTTAAAGGAACAGGAGGAAGCACTTCGTCAACAAAGAGAGGCCGTGGGTATATTCATGGCACAGTTTTCTGTTAACGATTCCTCGAAGTCCCTGCCTCTCAGTCAAGTCTCAACCCTTCAGAGTGGTAGAACTCAGTCAGAGCCAAGACCTACAGAATCAAAAGATTCAAAGCCAGAAGAGACAAACAGTCTAACAGATGCAGTTGATGGGCCCGACAGCGAGGCACAAAAAGGCACAAATATCATTCCTTGTTTAAATACCTCTTCAATTACAGGACAAACTGAGGTATCTAGCattagaaatgaaaatgaaaactctTCATCTGCTGGTGAGATTGAGGATTCTGATGTCCCTTATGATCCAGAGGATGAACTTTTCAATGAAATACAAGAGGATGTATTTCAAGGAGACACTACAACAAATCAGGATTCCTCTTTACCGAGAAACTATAAATCCCCAATTTCATATCACACCAGAAGGCATAGGTCATCACCGAAGAAGCGAAGTCATCGTGAAAGAgggcgctgcagaagtccttCAAGGAGATCCCACCAGCGTTCTGCTTCACATTCCAGGAAACACAGAGAAAAGGATAGACACAGAAAAAGTGAAAGAGACAGGTCAAAGCACAGAACTAGAGACCACTCTGAACGCCAGGCACGTCACCGTAAATCACACAGTACACGACGGCATTCCCATGATCGTAGGAGGTCACCATCCTCTCTGACAGAAAACGATTTGATGCCACAAGACCCAATAGAATTCAGGGCATCTCCTAACATCACTGAGAAACAAATGCCTGCTCCTTTTAAATGTCAGCTGAACCCAGATGTGCAATTCGAACACAGTGACACATTACATACCCCGCTTTCTGTGAAAAATACCAGTGAAGAGTGCAATTTAAAACCCGATAGCTTTGACAAAGACTTTACACAAGAACATGTGTCCAGTTTAAAACTTGAAACGTCACATCAACTAGAATCCAATGAACCTTTAAACACCAATGACAGTGATATGGTTAACTCAGTTGCTCGTCCATCACAGATGAATAAAGAGCTGGGTACAAGTGCAGCTACATGTGAAAGTTCAATTCCTCTAAGAGTGCTTGACCCTCCCATTCGAGATTCCCCTGAGAGCCCTGATCCTGATCCACAGTTTGTTGAACCAAGTGGTGTAGAAAATAATCCCTCTGCTACATCCCATGAAATCAAAGATTGCCAGACACAACTCAGCAACCTCACATCAGCTGTGGAGGTCGAAAATGATTTCCAACATTCTGTGAGCCAAGCAACTTTGTTGAACATACCACCGAACTTTGAAGGTACATCAAATGTTGCCAATCTTATTTTTAGAGCACTTAATATACAGCGTTCAGATTCACGAGAGGGAAATACAACAAAGATGGAGGGTGAGGGGAAACACTTAGATCAAAAGCATTCACAAATACTCACTCAAGGGGGTGGACCTTTAAATCCAGCCGTGGAAACAAATACAAGTTTAATACCTGAAATGAGCCATGTTCTAAAATGTTCAAGACCGGGTAGTGATCTAAAGCAAGATAATGATGTTCCTCGTCTGAAGGTAGATGAGAATATCTCCCAGTCTGAACAACTATCAAGCAAGCCAGGTGTAATGGTGATTGGGGGTTCACAAAACCAAGGCAATGCTTcagaattgaaaataaaagattGTGACCCCAGTATCAAAAGTAAAATTGCCCCTCAGGTGAAAGATGTTCAGGAATATGGAAGAGATGTTGACTTAAATATAAGACAATGTGACCTAgaaagtaatttgaagttgaatgTTTCCACATATTCTGATGATAGATACCTGCGTACAGCATCGTCAGATGAAAACCGTAAACTTGAAAAAAGAGAAGCAGCATGCACGCGTAGACCAGGGCCAACTGTAAATTATGGACGTTTTCAGTCCAGGATTTCCTATACGGGAAAAGACAATGTTGGAACTGCACACCATTTCAAGAAGGCACATTACGACATTAAGTTTGAAAGTAGTGTGCATCGCCTTGACATGACAGTATCAGAAAACCTACATGGTCGTAAAACGCATGATGTCATAGAAATGTCTTCTTTCGGGCCTGGTCAAGCTGTGGCTGGGATGGGTGGTCAAGGTTTTGGACATAGAGTTGACGCACATATTCCAGACAGAGGCAGTGGAGAAACACTTACAGAAAGCAACTATGCAAACATTCAAGGAAAAAACGAGCATGACCAGTGTCCTGAGAGGTCAAATGATAATAATGGTCCGCAAGACCAATGTGTTATTTCTAATATTATAAAAGCAGATTTgctaacaacaaaaataagtacAGGAGATCACAGCAGTCAAAATATGGAACTGTTTGAGTGTAAGACATATGTTGATTGGAATTGTCCCGAATCAATTGGAGATTCAGTAAGAATTAGGCAACATAGACAAGATGAAGGGAAAATGCATCAGCCTCTTTGGAGAGGTACAGCTATGGAAAGCTATGGGCCTGAAAAAAGAGTTACTTGTGGCGTCGACCCTTGCAAATCACTGGTTGAAATGGGAGTGCCAAATGTAGGGCTGACAAAGCATGATAGGAGAGGaccaggtgtttcagatgtcacTGGACAAAGGGAGGAGACCTTGTATCCTGATCTAAAACTCCCAATACATGACAGGAGAGGACCAAGTGGTCTAGATTTCACCATCCCAGGTGCTGATGTCAGAGGACCCATTATGCCAAACTGGAATGGACGCGAGACTGACGCGAGAATTCCTTTGCATGATAGGAGAGGACCAGGTGTTCGTGATTTCAGAACACAGGAGCCTAATTTTGGAAATCCAGCTCTAGTTGATGGAGCTCTTGGTATGAAACCTTTAGGTCCTGATTTAAGAGAACCAAGATCTGAAAAGAAACATCTAGCGATTTCAGGATATGATGTGAGAGGACCAAGTGTCCCAGACCATTTAGGATCATATTTTGAAAGAGGTTTGACAAGGGAAGGCCCTGGTGGGGGACAAGGGCCTGATGGAAATGAACCTGCTATGGAATATCCGAGGATCAATGCAAAAGATTTTGCAGGCTCACTTTTCAGAGGGGCAGGGAATGAAAGGAGAGAATTATCAATCAACTCTCCTGGGGTTGACAGAAACAGATCGGAATATCCTGATTCTAGTGGAAGCGAACCTGGCAGAGGAGAAATAAGATTACCAGTTTTTACTGGACCACATCTCGAGAGAAAACGAGGCAGTGATCGGAGAGAGCATGTGTTTAAAAGAAACTCAATAAAGGGTCAAGTGCCGCCTGCTTCTTGGGGAGACCAACACACTGATGAGTTAGATCTTGATAGGCTCAGACCTCGCGGACCAGCTTGGGACCCTCAGTCAgaaacaggaaataaaagtaTGGAGATAGCCTTGCCTGACTGGAGACGGCCAGATGTTAGGAGACCGGGACCTGAAAGGAATCCCCCAAGGCCTGATAACAGAAGACATCAAGCATTTATGGAACATAGAATGGTAGAAGCAAGAATTCCAAACAGGCCAGAGGATCAACATTTGGGTCCAAACACAGAGCGCCCAGGGCATGAAAGGAGACATCCAGATAGGCAGGAACCGAGGTacagcagtgtttttcttgagaGTAGAGACACGGATCATCCTTTTGGGGGACCTGGCCCAGATGAAATACTCCCACATCAAATTAGAAATCCAACCCTTGAGGGCTTAGGGCCTGACAGACGACAACCAGAAGACTGTGATTTTCGAAATATGACTTTTGAGAGAGATCCAGCGGGTCTTAATTGGAGAGAAAATGGGCCATCATTCATGGGAACAGGAAACAGACAAACCAACAGATCAGGTCGAGATAGTGCGGAAGATCAAAGGCATAGAAGAAAATGTGACTTTGAAAGTAGTTATCAAGCCGAATGGAAAGCAACAGATTGCAGGTACCCATCACCTGATCGTAGCGACATAGATGCTGAGAAACACTGGTCAGATAGACATAAAATAGAATTTAGAAATGATTGGAACCGTCAAGATAACAGGTTTCCTCAGCCGATTCCAGAGGATATCGAGGCGCAAGTTTTTGAATATAATATAGGGGGGGCTTTTAGGGCACAAGGGGGCCTTGGAGTAAGGGAGCGGGGCCACATACCCGATCGGACACCAATGCTTTCTGGGTCTTGGAGAGTTCCTGAGGATGATTGGAATGGTCCTGACTGGAGAGATCCGCGGCCTTTCCATGATAATGCTGATACAGTGTTTTCAATGCCTGACAGGGTAGGGCCTGTAAATGACTGTAGAGAGACTGATAGAGGAGATGCTGATCCAAGATGGGGATCAGAAACCATGGGCTACAGACAACAAGGCCATGACAGGGAACTTCCAGCCACTGGAGTACTTGGGTCCGATAGTATGGGGTTTCAAGAGGCTGAGAGGCAATTACGAAGAACAAGAGGTCAAAGCATGGAACGGCCAAGGCCTACACATGGGGTTCActataaaaataattcattccaaaaccgaagagaagagaagatgcAGGTCAGCCCTGAGCAAAGAAGAATAAGTGATACAGATGTTCGATACGGTGAAAATCTATATGTTGAAAGGCCAGTGAGTGATGTTAGAAATTTACCCCCGAGAGCAATAGAAAGAGAAAGGGAAGGGTTAGAGGTTAAAGGCCCTACACCAGGTGGCCAAGAATATGATACCGTTTTTAGGAGGCAAGACTCTGACATTAGAAGGTTATTTCATGACAAAATGGATATGAGGGGGGCACCTGACCTCCCAAGATTGGGACATGAGCCTAGTTTGTGGGATACAGACACTGAAAACCCTGTGTGGAATCGAAGAGGTGAGGATAAGATGGGCCCATTTTCAGACTCAAGGGAACCTGATCCTTCCATGAAGGATGGCATGAAAATTTCTGACATCAGGGACTCAAGACAGTGTCATAATAGACATAATAGACGAGGGTTACACATGCGAGGCAGGAGCCTAAGACAGAAGTATCAAGCAGGCTGTGGTCCTCACAGGGTTAATCGGGGTAGTTTAGAAAATCCACAAAGTCAGCAAgaaataaaaattccaaaacCTCGGACTGCCTTGCTGCCCACTCCAACTGAAGGCCGTATATTCTTACCAAATCATAGAATGAGCAATCCTAACATGcttaccaaaacaaaaccaaataggCCACCACGTTAA